GCCTGCATCTCCCAGAATCCCCTCACAGCCACTGGCAGCTGCACTCTAATCCAATCTGCAACAGAGCTTAGGAGTGTCCTTTGTAAAATTGCTCAAAGTGCTGTTCTGAGCTTTTTTTTGCACCATACTGAGCTTTTTTACAACATTcattacttatatttttattttttaattttcatgatattagcagtttctaTACTAAACTCTGTCTCAGCTTGACTAGACGGATACGATTGAGCAGAGGAGCATCCGGAAACGCTTCCTGCATCAGAAAACTAAGCTTTTGCTCTCCTGTCCTGTCAGTACCTGAACAGAACAGCAGGGGTCAGTCCTGTCAGCATTCATGATATTGGAAGTTTAAAAAAGCGAAATTCATGAAAACAAAATTCATATCAATtgcaaaaattagggatgcaccaaatccaggattcggttcgggattctgcctttttcagcaggattcggtcgaatcctacTGCcctgctgaaccgaatcctaatttgcatacgcaaattatgggtggggagggaaattgtgtgactttttgtcagaaaacaaggaagtaaaaaatgctttcggcttcccacccccaatttgcatatgcaaattagggttcggtattcgggccaaatcctttgcgaaggattcgggggtctggccgaatctaaaatagtggattcggtgcatccctagcaaaaatgctcagaagagcaaCTTGAGCACTTCCAGACTGGAGTTGGAAATGATGTTAGACAGTCACTGTATTATGCTAAAAGTTTATAAAAGAAATATTTCACCTTTCAGCAGGCATCTCTGGGTCTAGGGTCACCATCACTAGAAACCAGGCAGGGGTTGTATGACCATCTGAAAGATGAATAAAATAGGACCAATAGCATAATATTCACCTCTTACATTATGATCCCAAACCAGGGGCCAGTGAAAGCCAAGGCCAGGTCTGCTTCCAGTGAGCATGCTCCACCTCATGGGGGAAAGTGGTGTAGGGTGATCAGTGTAGAAATAGTAAaatagggtttacttctcctttaagtgaacaatccctttattaGAAGCTGGTGGAAGCGGATAAATCTGAAAAGTTCGGGAGCTGCCGACATGCCTGTGTCTGTTGGATAATTCGAATATGAAGCCAACGTGGATAAGTTTCCCTTTGAGAAGGTGGTTAAAAGAGCGTTGCAGTTAGTTGGCATGGGGTTCCTTCCAGGCTTGCTTGTCCCTTCTATTCAATGGTGTCCAGTGTTCATATAGCTAAAGTCATTGCTAAAAACAAAGTCCTCTCTGAGGTAGGTTAGTTGTCGCTGGCTATCaggaaatattaaaggaacataGTGAGGGAATCAGACTCTACTTGCCATATCTACACTGATGTCTCGGCCACCAGGATCTCCATATCTCGCTTGGTTTGTGCCAACCACTCACAGAAACACTGGCACACGGCATAACCAGTGATCTTCTGTGTGAAGACCTGCTTGACCTCAGGCACAGCTTTGGATGTTGGTATGGGCTCCTGTAGGAGTGAGGACAAGCTGGAGCTCAAGACCATCACGTGTTTGTAAGAAGCCTCTAGACGCTTGAGGAGCAGAGGAACTCTTGAATTTAGTTTCCTTTGCCACTTGAGGGTCGATGTGAACCATCCAATCAGAGTGGAGTAGGCCGAGAGGCTGAACACCAAGCTTTTCCATGGGGATGAAGGGAGCCGGGTGATGTCCAACCATGGAAGATCTTTAAGCTGTTGTAACGGGTAGGTGAAGCCATCACGATTGAAGGGGGCACCTTGGTGACTGAGCTGTAGGAGAAGACAGAaaacagatattgatcaggctGGTCTAAAAAATCTTTGTGTGTGAGGGGGTGTTATAAAGGCCCTCTCCCAGTAGGTCTGCCAATAAGTACTTCAACCTTATTTGGTTACAGCCTTGGCAGTCTATTCTGACAAAGATCTGCTTGTGTGGTGACCTCACCAGACAAGTGGACCATCCAGTATTTGGCCACAAGTGGACTATACAGAGTTGCCTGCAGTACAAACTGCTTTTCTTGGACAACCTACCTGCTCCACTTCCTGGTTTGGTGCAGAGACAAGCCCAGGAGACAGGGGCAGTAAGTGATTGGCTGCATTCTGAACATGGAACATCTACCATTAGCTAAAGTCATTGGTGAGGATTTTGGTAGGGCTAAAAGCAGATTAGATCTCATTCTAATTTTCTTtatgtctttatattttacactatCCCCAATTTTTCCTCCAGCCTCTCATTTACACCACTGCCtagtcatgggggcagctgtcaaaattccaaactgaagaacaGCAAGTGCATAAAAGGTGATAGTACTCAAACGCCACCCCTAATGGAGAATAAAAACCGACAGCCGGTTCAGTTCACACAAAGTTAAGCAGAGGTGTGTCCTTAGAATTGCCCCTTCTACTTGCCCTATAATAACCCAGCTAGAGGGGGTGAGGGCTGAATGTCACGTACATATTCTTTCACTAGGCCGTCTGACAGTTCATGGATACTGGTGACCAGGTTCAGGACTTGCTGTTTGGCTGCCAAGGTTTCTTGCTCTTGCTGCATGGACAGAATGTCTGGTGAGGCCTCCACAATGGCTGAAAGAGAAAAGGCTTGGATGAATGCCCATAAACGAATGCAAACAATGGTATGATCCGAGTCAGGGGTGGCCAATCTGAACAACAATGCCTAGTACTGCATGGATAACCGAAGGTCACCCGATACTCTTAGGGGTGTATAATTTAACAATGGagacaatcagcaattagatttgaaccgTCActttacaagttagaaaacaaaagcaatgctatgggcaacatcagtGGTGATTTTGGTCTCCAATgtcaataaatgtgccccatagtaacAGCTGAAACTGTAGTACGTAACCCATTGCTTTGGAACTCGGTCATGCTACCAAAGCATAGTTTAACTGGCACACGGtaagatttgggggagattagttgcccagcgacatctcctcttcgggcaactaatctcccctcaATGCCTTTCctccagcaagaatgtgaatcgccggcgggatggcatatgtaTCGATTCGTTTTCCTAAGCTGCATCATgaagaaactttgggcgacttcagaaaaccgaagTGATACgtttgccatcccaccggtgattcacattcttgccggcggaaAGGCATTGAGGGGAGATTAgaagcccgaagaagaggtgatttctAGCTGGGCAACTAATGTCCCCCGAATCTTAccatgtgccaccagccttacaATCATGGTACCCAACTCACTGTTTTGGAACTCTACAATTAGGGTACCTAACCCATTGCTCTGGAGCTCTTTAGCAGTCATGCTACCAACTCATAGTTTAACTGGAACTCTTACAATCATGGTACCCAACCCATTGGAACTCACACAGTCAAGGAACCTTACCCATTGCCTTGGAATGATTACAGTCTTGGAAAGTGGCCTCTTGTTTTGGAATGAGCACAATGATTGAACTTGTTCCTTGGAAGTCGGAGGCATGCAGACTCCGCACGGAAACCAAACATCCCTTATAATGTCCCCATTGATTATGTCACCcttgaaacccccccccccctcgccTGTTCCTTTATCTCAAGTGTTGGACTGAGACAGTTCTGTGGGTTTACGGCGTCTGATCCAAGAAATGTCTCTCTTGTTCCTCACCCACTGCCTCATCTTCCAGTAAAGAGCATCACTCCCTACTTGTTCCATCACAATCCCACCCCAGTTCTCTCTTATCAACATGATGATGATGGTGCATTCCTTTGCCAAATTCCAGGAATGATCACTACACGCACATCTCTCACTCTCCCTCTGACCCTTCCATCATAGCCACCTTCTCCAGTAACAATTCTACTCATCTCCTTATGCCCCAATAATGATCCTTGCCCCAAATTCTTGTTATCATAGGAAGCCACTTTGTGTAGGAGTCATGAACTTGTGTTACATAAACTTCCTGGCTCGTCTCTCAAtttccacaaactgccttcctcCTCTTTCGAGATTTCCCCAAATTCTCTTACTCTGATATTCCAGTAGCCACCTAAAGGCTAATATTGTAGGCAAGGTCCATGTACCTTCAGTCCCGAGACTCCCCACATGTTCACTACACAAGTGGGTATGACATAGTGACACTGCACACTGTTAGTTCTCTGATCCCCAGCCTGTTCATACTGCTGCACCCCTACTTCTGCTGCACCCCTACTTCTCAATACCCCTCCCATCATCAGCAAGTCACTTCCAGGGTTACCTCTCTGCCCAGTTCATGCCTCCCCCAAGCCTTGCTGGTGGCATTGTGCCCATTAACGAGATTCTAAGTGGCCGTGATAATTACAGTGGCACCTGCTTACTGTTCACATGGTGCGGAGATGCAGCTACGCAGTTGGTCAGCTTTACAAAGCTGCTCTGTTCCCTTTGATCAGGATTCTCAGGCGCTGAGTCAACAATGTGCTGGAAATGAGGGACAGGTGGTGGGTATATTTATAACCAACTAAGGACCCTATACCCCTGGCACTGCCCAGAGTCCTTGCTGTAAATAAGAATAATATTGGCAGAGTATCATTTGATTAAATGCCAGTCTGGGGATAACCCCCACCTCTGATCCTTACACTTGCCCACGTCTCCCTGCGTTGTGCCCGGGAATCACTAGCACTGGGCTCCCAGCGTAACAGTCATGTAACAGTTTAACAAGCACCTGTGGATTCAGCTCCCTATTGGCCAGTGACGTGTAGCTACAGAGAGAAGAAAAGTGTGGCCCCAGGCCCCGCAGTCCCCTATCCCAGAAAGTGTTTGGGCTCCTCTTACCTCTGAGCACTTCCATGGTCTCTGAGCACTTGTGACAAACTGCAGCTCTCTCCTTGTGCTGCTCCTGCTCCTGCTTGTGCTGCTCTCCTCCCCTCGCTCTCCTCTCCTTCTCTCCTCCCCCAGGAGCTTGGCCCACACACAAATTCCCTGAAAGTTCCTTCTCTCTGATGTCAGAGCTAAATACCTTCCCGTCCCCTCCCCCTGCCAAGCTCCACACAAGGCTGCCTCTCACTCCCAGCACCTGTAGCTCTGCTGGCCCCAAGAGCTGGCACTCTAGCCCACATCACTGAATCCCAAGCGCAAAGGGATTGAGGTTATTAAGATTATTTGCAGCTAAtacaagagaaataaataaaaaatagtgtaTTACAGTCATTGAGTTGTAGTTCTGCTGCCTATTCCCATGCGCTGATCACAATTGCATACGAGATCATGGAGTTGGCTGATTAGTTGTATGGAGTTGCTCACCTCACCCATATAGGAACCAGCCACCAGGAAAATCCATAAGCCAACGGAACTTTATTTGTCAATGAGTAGAGTGCACGGCGACAGAGAAttcagtgcaggctgcagcatgcATTTAAACGAGCTGCTAATTAGCTGTACAAGATGGGGTGAGGGGATCCTTGCACTTGGGGGCAGATCACTGGGAGGGTTGGCCGCTAACCAGAAAAGTGCGGATGCATCTGGTCCTTATCGGGGGCCATAGAGAGCTTTTCTATGAACCGGGGGCCACAGGAAGTGGTTGGGCtcttttttaaccctttcactgcacaTTTGTCACCTTAATGCCAGACAGCTTGAGTTCTTACCCAGGAGagggaactacaattcccagcatcctctgaaaGCCTATGGCTAATGGTGGGAATGACAAGGCAACATCCAGAGGAGACTGTATGAGCTGCTACTTCATCTTGTCTTATTATACCCACCAGCCAATAGTTACAGCCCCGGTCTAGCACAAAGGCCTGTGGGTTGTAAGGAGATTCTTTTCTTTCCTTGTAGAAAATTCTACTGCTCTGTGGGACCCTGACCCCTCTTTTCTTACAGCAGGAGCCAATAGAAAGCAGCAGAAGCACAAGCTGAACCCCAGATAAGGGACACTCTACAGCTTGTTACTGAAAGGGTTAAAGACGGCTGCCCCGGGCGTTGGTTACGGACACTGCGGATCAGTATTGGGCTGGTGCATTTCATTGGATAACGAGGCTCCTGGGCTATTACATATCTGCCCCACTGCTCCCCACAATAAACTTTATTCCCTGtgtcacataataataataataataataacagtaataaaaataataataaccttaataataataataaccttaataataataataataacaataataataaaaataataataataacaataataattataacaaaaataacaatactaacaataacaataataccattagtaacaataataataataataacaacaacaataataatgatgataataataataataatccacccCCTTGTGGTTAAGTGAAACCAGCACTGGAATAtgatgcaactccctgcaacttgCCTGCAGCCCAACCACATCCCTttattaatggggggggggggatttagcaGTGGAAAATCAGATGTGAACTGGCATTTGTCCTGCAGTTTATACAGAGTGGCATCTTTAGGTGTTTAAGGGGTGCAAGAGCAGAGGGTGCCATATTGAGCTTGTGCCATGGGGACCCCTCAGACCTTTGTTTCAATGTTGTTATTCGGTCCAAAGGCAGAATACTAAGGGCCACAGCCTGGCACAGTACCCATGGGTGCCAACTTCAGATCTGCACCTCAATCAGGACCCCACAGGACCCTTGTATCCCTCTGGGTGCCCTCTGTGTACCCCCTGCTTGCACTGAATATTTAGGGGCTGATAATGTGACCCGGAGGAGTTTGGGTGGATTTGGGCCCCGTGTATAACTGTTGGCTCAGCCCAGGCACCCGGGAGTCT
The Xenopus laevis strain J_2021 chromosome 9_10S, Xenopus_laevis_v10.1, whole genome shotgun sequence DNA segment above includes these coding regions:
- the LOC108705278 gene encoding cardiotrophin-1 translates to MEVLRAIVEASPDILSMQQEQETLAAKQQVLNLVTSIHELSDGLVKEYLSHQGAPFNRDGFTYPLQQLKDLPWLDITRLPSSPWKSLVFSLSAYSTLIGWFTSTLKWQRKLNSRVPLLLKRLEASYKHVMVLSSSLSSLLQEPIPTSKAVPEVKQVFTQKITGYAVCQCFCEWLAQTKRDMEILVAETSV